DNA from Streptomyces sp. Edi4:
GGCTCCTCGAACAGCATCCGCCACGCCTTGTCGTCCCCGATCCGCTCCCGCAGCGCGCTCGCGGTCGGCAGCGGCTCGGTCAGGGTGGGGAAGACCCGCTCGGCGACCCGGCGCGTCAAGCCGTAGAAGGACTGCCAGGCCGCGAACTCGGCGTCGGATCCGGTGAGTTGACGGAAAGAGGCGGCGGTGCGCGCGTGGCCTTTGCCGACCAGGAGGCCGCCGGGGCGCCCCTCGCGAAGGGCCGGGGTGTAGGAGGACACCGTCCGCTTGCGGACCGCGAAGTCGAGTCCCAGATCCTCAACGATCTTGTGCGGCAGCAGTGAGACCAGATAGGAGTAGCGCGAGAGGCGCGCGTCCACGCCGTCGAAGGGGCGGGTGGAGACGGCCGCGCCGCCGGTGCGGCCGAGGCGTTCGAGGACCAGGACGGACCGTCCGGCGCGGGCCAGATACGCGGCGGCGACCAGACCGTTGTGCCCTCCTCCCACGATGACGGCGTCGTACAGATCACGGGTGAACGCGGTGTGTGCGGTCATGCCCCTTGGTAACACGGGACGATCAGGCGCGGAACCCGTCCCGCGCACGGCACGTTCAGGGCCCCTCGGCCGCGGCCGCGCGTGCGCGCAGCTCGCTCGGTGCCGGGCGGGCCCCGGGGCCGAGCCGGGCGACCGCCTTGAGGATGTGGCGCGGCGGCAGCTGCCAGCGCACCGTGGCGGGGACACGGCGCAGCGTCGTGCCCATGCGGACGAGACGGCGGTCCACGGTCTGGGCGGCGGGAGCGGGGCGGCCGTAGAGCTCATGGGCATAGGCGGGAAGCGAGGCGTAGGCGAGGGTGGCCACGCGCCGCCACACCAGCGCGCGCGCCGGGACCAGGGGTGCGGGCGTGGGCGGGCGCCGCAGGAAGTCGTCCACGGTCCGGGCGTCGTCGGTGACCGCGAGCTCGGGCCGCACGGAGTCGAAGTAGGCGGCGAGCTCGGCGACGCTTCCCGGCACGCCGGCCTCGTCCAGGCCCACCAGGCGGGCGGCCACGCGGTGCTCCTGGACGTAGCGGTCGGCCTGGGCGTCGCTCAGCCACAGGCCCGAACGCCGGGTCACGGCGAGATAGCTGTCCACCTCGGCGCAGTGCACCCACAGCAGCAGCGCGGGATCGTCCATCCCATACCGCTCGCCGGTCACCGGATCGTCGGCCTTGAGCAGGGCGTGGATGCGGCGGACCCGGGCGCCGGCCCGGTCGGCCTCGTCCTTGGTGCCGTAGGTGAGCGTCCCGACGAAGTCGGCGGTCCGCAGGAGCCGGCCCCAGGCGTCCTCGCGGAAGTCGGAGTTCTGCATGACACCGCGCACCGCGCGCGGGTGCAGCGCCTGGAGGTACAGCGCCCTGATGCCCGCGATCCACATCATGGGGTCGCTGTGCACCTGCCATGTGACCGACCGGGGGCCGAAATGGCCCGGGTCGCCGTCGTCCGCCATCGGGCACCTCCGGTGGGTGGGGTCCTTGAGCCAGGCTAGCGGCGCACCCGGGGCATCCCCAGGCCGATCCAGGCGATGATTTCGCGCTGGATCTCGTTGTTGCCGCCGCCGAAGGTGAAGATGACGGCGGAGCGGTAGCCGCGTTCCAGTTCGCCGTGCAGGACCGCGCCCGCCGAGCCCTCTTTCAGCGGTCCCGCCGCCGCAAGGACCTCCATCAGGCTCGCGTAGGCGTCCCGGCGCGCCTCGGATCCGTACACCTTGACGGCGGAGGCGTCCTGGGGGGTGAGGGTGCCTTCCTGGACGGCGTTGACCATCTGCCAGTTGAGCAGCTTCATCGCCTCCAGGCGGGTGTGGGTACGGGCGAGGTTCCTGCGGACCCAGCCGAGGTCGAGGACGCGGCGGCCGTCGGCGAGCGGGACGCCGGCGGCCCAGCGCTGGACGTCGTGGAGCGCGCGGATCGCCGTGGTGCCGTGGGCGGCCAGGGTGACGCGCTCGTGGTTGAGCTGGTTGGTGATCAGCCGCCAGCCCTTGTTCTCCTCGCCGACCCGGTGCGCGGCCGGGACCTTGATGTCCTCGTAGTAGCTGGCCGTGGTGTCGTGCGAGGCCAGCGTGTTGATCAGGGTGCAGCTGTAGCCGGGGTCTGAGGTCGGCACGAGGAGCATGGTGATGCCCTTGTGCGCGGGGGCGTCCGGATCGGTGCGCACGGCGAGCCAGACCCAGTCGGCGGTGTCGCCGTTGGTGGTCCAGATCTTCTGCCCGTTCACGGTGTAGGTGCCGTCGGCCTCGCCGCCTTCGCGCACCGCGCGCGTCTTGAGCGCCGCGAGGTCGGTGCCCGCGTCGGGTTCGCTGTAGCCGATGGCGAAGTCGATCTCACCGGAGAGGATCCTCGGCAGGAAGTACGCCTTCTGCTCGTCCGTGCCGAACCGCATGAGCGTGGGGCCCACCGTATTGAGGGCCATCAGCGGCAGCGGGACCCCGGCCTGGGCCGCCTCGTCGAAGAAGATGAACTGTTCCATCGGGCTGAGCCCCCGGCCGCCGTACTCCGTGGGCCACCCCACGCCGAGCCAGCCGTCCTCGCCGAGCCGGCGCACGGTCGCGCGGTAGAACCGCTTCTGCGCCGCCGGGTCCGCGTACCGGGCGTAGACGTTGTCCGGCACGAGGCCGGCGAAGTAGGTCCGCAGCTCGGTACGCAGCTTCTGCTGCTCAGGCGTGTATGCGAGGTGCACGGCTCCTCCAGGACGGTCGCGGTACGGCGGCGCACACAGTAGAACGTGTTCCAACAATCTGGAAGGGGAGGGGCGTCCCGGGTGGCAACGGGCTGCGGGGGGCGGCCACTTGCGGGCATCCGGGACTCGTCGGCGCGGGGCGTCACCCGGACGGCGCCGAGCGGTCGCCGGGGGCCGTGGGGGCGGTGAGCATGGCCGGTGGTGCGGGGTGCGCCCCGATGGTGCGGGGTGCGCGCCCGTACCGCTTCCGCGCGGCCGCCCCGTCCGTGTCCGCACCACCGTCGCACCCCCGTCGCACCGCCGTCGCACCCCGTCGCATCCCCGCCGCACCGCCGTCGCACCCGTGAACCGGAGGCCCCCGTGACCACTGCCCGCGACCTGATGACCGCCGGCGTCCGCTGCGTCCCGGCTTCCGAGACCCTGGATCGCGCCGCCCAGTTGATGCGCGACCACGAGGTCGGCGCGCTGCCGGTGAAAGGCAGTGACGGCACCCTGACCGGCATCGTGACCGACCGGGACATCGTCGTGAAGGCGCTCGCCTCCGGGAAGGACGCCTCGAAGATCACCGCGGGCGAGCTGGCCGGGGGCGGCGTGCACACGGTGGACGCGGGCGCCGAGGCCGCGCTCGCGGTGAGGGCGATGAGCGAGGCGCGGATCCGGCGGATCGTGGTCGTCGAGGACGGTCTGCCGGTGGGCATGATCACCGAGGCGGACCTGGCCCGCAAGCTCACGGCGGAGGCCTTCGCCACGTTCGCCGGGCGGGTGTACGCGGCCCACTGAGGCGCGCTCCGCACACGGTTCGAACCACCCGTACGCGACCGGCCACGGCCCTGAGCACGGACGCCGCGCGGCGGTGGCCCTGGGGCGTGTGGGCCGGATGCGGTCCGGGTAGGCGGGGGCCAGAATGGTGCATTACTGGACGAACGTAGGAGGCGGCATGAACGACCGGTCCGATTCCAGCTCGCAGCCCGATTCCGTGACCCCCGACGCGCTGCTGCACACGGGAGCCGGGGGCGAGGTCACCGCAGAGGACCTGGTGCTCGCATCCGGACGGGACATCAACCCGGAGAACCTGGCCTGGGCGGAGCGCAAGCTGGCCGCCGAGGGCCCCGCCGCCCTGGACAAACTGCTTCCCTGAGACAAGCCGCTTCCCCGAAAGGACACACCCGGGGGAAGACCTGACCGGCGCGGGCGCCGACTCGACCGTCGCGCCCCCAACGGGCCCGCCCCCAACGGAGCCGGCCCGGGCGGACCCGGCCCGACCGGCGCGAAGCCGGGGCCACGGCCCCGGCGCCCGTCCCGGGTGACGCGTCGCCGCCCGCGCGGTCAGTTCGCCGCGCGCTCCTCGAAGACCTCGCGGGCGACGGCGATGGCGTTGAGCGCCGCGGGAAACCCGGCGTAGCTCGCCATCTGCGTGATGACCTCGACTACCTCCTCGCGGGTGCCGCCCACGTTGAGCAGCCCGTGCACGTGGACGCGCAGCTGCGGGGCGGCCGTACCGAGCGCCGTGCACATGGCGACGCTGGCCAGTTCGCGCTCCTTCAGGCCGAGCCCGGAGCGCGCGTAGACGTCCCCGAAGGCGAACTCGATGATGTAACGCGTCAGATCGGGCGCGATGTCCCGCATCGACGCGACGACCTGGTCCCCGGCGTGCCCGTCCACCTCGGCCAGCTTGGCCAGACCGCGCTCGTAGCGGTCGCCGGGCTCCGGCGCGGTGTCGACGGGGGTCGCCGTGACGTCGGGCCTGCTCTCGAAGACCTCGCGGGCGGCGGCGACGCCGTTCAGAGCGGCGGGGAAGCCCGCGTACACGGCGGTGTGGATGAGCAGTTCCACCACTTCGGCCGGGCTGACCCCGACGTTGAGCGCGCCGTCGATGTGGAAGCGCAGCTGGGGCGCGGCGTTGCCCATCGCGGCGAGCGCGCCGACTGTGATGATCTGCCGCTGGCGCAGCGTGAGGCCGGGCCGGGGCAGGACGTCGCCGTAGACGAAGGCGACGGTCATGTGGCCGAGGTCGGGCGCGATGTCGGCCAGGCTGTCCAGGATCGCCGGGCGCTCCCGCCCGCCGACGGTACGCAGCAGGGCGAGCCCGCGCTCGAACCGTTCGTCGGTCGTCTCGTCGCCCCGTACGGCGGTGGTGGCGGTCTCCGGCGTGTGCTGCGTGTGCTGCGTGTTCTGCGTGTTCTGCGTGTTCTGCGTGTTCTGTGCGCTGTTCATGCTCCAGACGCTACGAGTTGGAGCACGCTCTAACGCAAACGCCCGTGCGCGCCGGGTGTGTGGCCGAACGCCCGGCGGAAGACGTCGATGAACGCGCTGGTGGAGGACCAGCCGCACCGGTGGGCCACGATGGTCACCGGAGTGTCGTCGGCGAGCAGTTGCAGCGCGTGGTAGAGCCGCAGCTGGGTGCGCCACTGGGGGAACGTCATGCCGAGATCGGCGCGGAAGAGGCGGCTGAGGGTGCGTTCGCTCGCGCCCGCGTCCGCGCCGAGTTCCGCGAGCCCGCGCCGGTCGGCCGGGTCGGCCCACAGCGCCGCGCAGACCGCGGCCAGGCGGGGGTCGCTGGGCGCCGGCAGATGGACTGGCCACTGGGGCGCGGCACGCACCTGATCGAGCAGGACCGCGCGCAGCCGCTCCCCCTCGGGCCCCCGCTCTCGCGGTGCGCGGGTGTGGGCGAGCAGCAGCTCGCGCAGGAGCGGTCCGACCGTCACGACGGTGGGGGTGTCAAGGCCCAGCGGGTCTTCGTGGGCCGCGATCCCCATCAGGTGCAGTTCCAGCCTGCCGTGGGCCCGGTGGGCGTGCACGGTGCCGGCCGGCACCCAGATGGCGCGCGTCGCGGGGGCGACCCAGGTCCCGGCGTCCGTGGTGACCGCGAGCACGCCACGGCTCGCGTAGACGATCTGGTGGTCGTCGTGCCGGTGCGCGTCGATGCTGTCGCCGGCGGCCATCGGCTGTGCGCGGGTGGGCGCCACGGGGGTGTGGCGGATATTCGGCATTGCCTGGCATTTTATCGGAAGCGCGACAGGTACGGCGCTGGCGATGATCGGGCCGTGCCGAAGAAACAGGGTGATCAGTGCGGGGAGCGGCCGACGCGGGGGCAGGACGGCGGATTGTGGCGAAGACCGGTGTTCCTGCTTGCGGTGGGGCACGCGTGCGTCGATGTGTACCAGGGCTCCGTGGCGGCGCTCGTGCCGTTCTTCGTGGCGGAACGGGCCTATTCCTACGCGGCCGCCTCCGGTGTCGTGCTGGCGGCTTCTTTGCTGTCCTCCGTCGTCCAGCCGCTGTTCGGGGCGCTCGCCGACCGGTGGGCGATGCCGTGGCTGCTTGCGGTCAGTACGGCGCTCGCCGGGACCGGCATCGCGCTGAGCGCAAGCGGGGGCACCTACGCGATGACCCTGGCGATGGTCGCCGTGTCCGGGGTGGGGGTGGCCGCCTACCATCCCGAGTCCGCCCGGGTGGCCCGGGCGGCGAGCGCGGGGAGCCACACGGCGATGGGCTGGTTCTCGCTCGGCGGCAACCTGGGTTTCGCGGCCGCGCCGCTGCTGGTCGGCGTGGTGGTGGGGGCGGGCGGGCTCGGGGCCGCGCCGCTGCTCGCGGTGCCGGCCGCGCTCGGCAGCGTGCTGTGTGTGCTCGCGCTGCGGGCGACCCGGCTGCCCGGGCGGGGCACGGCGCGTGACCCGGGCGGCGCGGCGCGGGACGACTGGGCCTCGTTCCTGAGGCTGTCGTTGGTCGTCGTGTGCCGTTCGCTGGTGTTCGTGGGCCTGAGCGCGTTCGTCGCGCTGTACGCCCGTGAGCGGGTCGGCGGCGGTGAAGTGGCGGGCTCCGCCGCCCTGTTCGTGCTGTACGCGGGTGGCGCGGTCGGCACGGTCGTGGGTGGCCGGCTCGCGGCGCGCTGGGACCGGGTGCGGGTGGTGGCCCGGTCGTACGCGGTCGCGGCGCCGTCCGTCGCCGGGGTGGTGTTCGTGCCCGGTCCGGCTTTCTATCTGTTCGTCGCGCTGACCTCGGCCGCGCTGTATGTGCCGTTCTCGCTCCAGGTGACGCTGGGTCAGGACTATCTGCCCACCAGGATCGGGACGGCGAGCGGGGTCACGCTCGGTCTGACGGTGAGCGTGGGCGGCGTGGCCGGCCCGCTGATCGGGGCCGCCGCCGACGCCACGTCGCTGCGGACCGCCCTCGCCCCGCTGGTCGTCTTCCCCCTGGTGGCCTGGCTGACCGCGCGCACCTTGCCCGAGCCCGCGCCGCCCGAGCGTGAGGACGTGGCCGCCGGCGCCCCGGCCGCTTTGGCCGGGCAAGAGGGATGAAGGGCTCAGCGGGCCTGTCGGGCCCCGATGGCGGTGGCGCCTGCGGCGATGGCGGCCGTCGCGGTGCGGGCGCGCTGGGCGAACTCGTCCTGGGCCTCGGCGGGGCTGTAGACGGTGAGGGCGCGGTCCCGCTTGTCCAGGACCAGGGCGTCGGGCGCGGGCGCCGTCTCCCCGTCGTACGCGAGGGAGTCGACGCCTTCGAGCCCGGTCAGACGCAGTGACCGTACGCGTTCGGCCTGGTAGACGTGGGAGCGCCGCAGGGCGCCGGCCAGCGCGGAGACGGCCAGGCGCAGACGGGCCAGCGGCACTTCGGCGTCGACGGTGCGCAGGTCGAGCAGGCCTTCGTCCAGGCGCGGCCGGTAGGTGGGGGCGAGCCCGTCGGGCTGGTAGTGGCCGTTGCCCGCGAACAGCAGCCACAGCTTCCGGGGCCTGCCGTCCAGGCGCACGTGCACGGGTGTGGCGGTGCGCAGCACGCGCACGAGCGCGATGGCGGCGGCGGGCCACTTGCCGATCCGGCCTTCGAGGCCTTCGCGGATCCGGACCAGATCGGGGTAGAAGCCGACGCTGAAGGTGTTGAGGAACGCCGCCACGTCACGTTCCCCCTCGTCGCGTACGCGGGCGAGGTCGACCCGGATCGCCTCGCCGTGTTCGAGGGCGTGCGCCGTGTCCTCGAAGGCGGCGACGCCCGCGTCGAGGGCGAAGTGGTTGAGCGTGCCGCCGGGGAAGACCGCGAGCGCGAGCCCGGCCCGCGCGGCGCGTGCCGAGGCCGCGTTCACGGTGCCGTCGCCGCCGCACACCCCGAGCACTTTGGCCAGTCGACCGGCCCGGTCGACGGCCTCGTCGAGGAGTTCGCCCAGATCGTCCTGCGGACCGAGAACGACGATCTCGGCTTCGGGCAGCAGCAGTCTCAGATGGTCCCGCGCGGGCAGCCGGCCCACCACCCCTTTGCCGGAGCCGCCGTTGACGACCACGACGAGGCCCCGGCCGCGCCGCAGCGTGGGCGCGTCGGCGCGGGTGTGCAGCGGGTGCACGGGTCGAGGCCTCGGCGGCCACCAGTAGCAGGTGACGGCGGCGGCGCCCACACCCAGGACACAGCCGGCCAGCACGTCGCCCGGGTAGTGGACGCCGACGTAGACACGCGAGAAGGCCACGGCCGCGGCGAGGGGGGCGACGAGCGCGCCGTACCGGGTGGACTCCAGGGCCACGCCGGCCGCGAAGGCGGCGGCCGACGCGGAGTGGCCCGAGGGGAAGGAGGAGGTGCGCGGCGCCTTCGCGAGGCGGCGCACCAGCGGGACGGCGTCCACCACCGGGCGCCCGCGCCGGGTGGCGTACTTGGCGACGGTGTTGGTGGTGAGCGAGGCCAGCGCGAGGGCGCCCGCGCCGCGCCGCGCGGCCCTGCGGGCCGTGGGGCCCCCGGCGGCGGCGAGCACCGCCGCCGTCGCCAACCACAGCCCGCCGTGGTTGGCCGCGCGGCTCAGTCGGGGCAGCACCCGGTCCGCGCCGGCCAGGCGCGCGGTGGCCACCCGCTCGAACCAGCGGCGGTCGATCGTCCCCATCCGTGACATCGGTGCCATGCTCCCTGCCTAGCGGGAGCGGCGCCCGTCCGCCCGCCGGGTTCGCCCGTACGGACGCCCGCTCAGCGGGGCCGGCCTTGCTTGAGGGCGGCGAGAAGCGTCGGCACGTGACTGTGGTCGACGTCCTTGGCCGCGGTCAGCAGGGTGACGGTGTGCGCCTTGGCCAGATCGAGCAGCCCGTCCAGCGCCCTGCGCTGTTCGGGCCCTGCCAGTTCGGCCTTGTAGCGCTCCTGGAACTCCGCGAAGCGTGAGCGGTCCTCGTGGTACCAGCGGCGCAGCTCCGTGGAGGGGGTGAGGTCCTTGGGCCACTCATCGACCGCGGCGTGTTCCTTGGACAGGCCCCGGGGCCAGAGCCGGTCGACCAGGACGCGTACGCCGTCGGTGTCCTCGGGAGGGTCGTAGACGCGGCGGACCCTCGGTGCGCGCTGTGCCGGCATCGGTGCCTCCCAGGTGTCGCTCCCCCGCGCGTCGCCCCCGGCCCCACCCTGCCAACGGTCCGGGAGTCGCGCGACCGCCGGGCGGGTCGGCACCGGCGGACCGGTGCCGACCCGCCCGGCGGTCGGGCGCCACTGTGGGTGGCGGTGTCGGCGCCTCAGACGCCGACGGCCTCCTCGATCTCCTCTTCCTCTGCGGCCTCTGCGGCCCCGGCGGTGGCGGCGGTGGCCGGGGGCACGGTGGACGCGGCGGGCGCCGGAGATGTCATGGGCGTCTCGGACCGCGTCACCTCGGCCGCGGGCGTCCGGCGGCGTTCTACGGCGCCGGAGATCATCATCACGGCGAGACCGAGGACCAGCCACGCGATAAGGACCCACACATCGCGTGCGAGACCGTGGCCGCCGAAGTAGACCAGGTCACGGATGCCCTCCAGGAGGCCCGCGCCGTTCCAGAAGGCGTGCAGACCGCCGAAGAACCCGTTCTGGAGCTCGGGCCTGAAGAGCCCGCCGGAACTCGTGAAGTTGAGCATCACGAAGAGCACCATCACGCCGAGCGTGGTCCAGCGCTTGAGGAAGGTGTGCAGCCCGACGCCGAGGAAGAGGATGCCCGCCGAGTACAGCCAGGCCATCGCCCACACGCCCCACAGCCCGTGGTCGACCAGGTGGAACAGCGGTCCCGCGAAGGCGGCGCCGATCAGGGAGACCACGAAGGAGACCCCGGCCACCAGGCCCGCCCGGGTCCGGAGCGTGAGACCCGCCCCGGCCGCGCCGAGCACCGCGACGGATGCGTACGAGCCGATGCTGACCGCGATGAGCAGGAAGAAGATGCCCGAGCCCGTGGGATCGCCGGAGACCGGCGGCACCACGTCGGTGATCTTCAGCGGGGCGCCCTGCGCGGTGGCAACCGGCGTGAAGATCTTCTCGACGGCGGTGGCGCTCATGTCGGATCCGGCCGAGGCGACGATGAGCTCCGGCGTCTTGGCGTCCAGGACGTAGGCGCCGGTGATGTCACGGGACTTGAGCTGGTCCACGGCGGTGGCGCGGTCGGGGACGGTGCGCACGTCGAGCTTGTCGCCCGCCTTGCCTGCCGCGCCTGCCGTGTTCGCTGTGGCCGCTCCGTTTGCCTTGTCCTGGATGGTCTGCGCGAACACCTTCGCCTCGGGGCCCGCCCCCACGACGGCGACCGGCAGGTGGTGCGGTTCGGGGGAGACGAACGCGCCGAGGTAGGCGAGACCCATGCCGAGGCACATCAGGAGCGGGGTGATCAGATGCGTGAGGACGTGCCGCAGCGCGGGGTTGGACGGCGTCGTACGCACGAGCGCCGGCGCGCCGGGCCGGCCGGCCTTGTGACCTGCGGACATGAGCGGACCCTTCTGCTCGTACCCGCGACCGGGACCGGTCACGAACCGCGAGCGCAATGGTTGGTATTTACAACTGCTATGAGTTGTACTCTACAAGCATCTCTCCGTGGACGCCACCTCGGCGGCCCGGGAGCGAGAGTCGCCTCGGTGGCGACGGCGGACCGCCCGCGTTGAGATGGGCCCATGAACCGCCAGGGCGCCCCGTGGTGGGCCGAGCTGCCGCCGGCCGCCGGCGCCGCCGTCATGGCCACCGCGATCGTCTCCATCGGACTGCACCTGACCGGCCACGAAACGCTCTCCCGGGTGGGCCTGGCCATCGCCGTGCTCCTGTGGCTGCTGCTCGCCTGGGACTTCCTGTGGCGGCTGCTGGGAAACCGGGCCCGCTGGTCCGGCGAGGCGGACACCCCGCCCGCGCTCACCGCCGTCGCCGCCACCACGGTGCTCGGCACCCGCCTCTGCGCGCTCGGCCGCGAGGACGTGGCGGCGGGGCTGCTCGCGCTCGCGGCGGTGATCTGGCCGGGGCTGCTGATCGCGGTCGTACGCCACTGGCACCCCCGGATGCCCGGCGCGGCCTTCCTGGTGTGCGTCGCCACGCAGGGCCTGGCGGTGCTCGCGGCGACGCTCTTCCTGGCGGGCGCGGGCGACTGGCTGGGGTGGGCCGCGCTCGGCGCGCTCGTGCTCGGCGTGCTCCTCTACGGGGAGGCGCTGGCCAGATTCGACGTCCGGGAACTGGCCCGGGGGGCCGGCGACCAGTGGATCGCGGGCGGCGCGCCGGCCATCTCGGCACTGGCCGCGGCGAAACTCACCATCTCACCGCTGTGGACCGGCGCCGCGCACACCGCCCTGCGCACCACCACCCTCGTCCTGGTCGGCGTCAATCTCGCGGCGTGCGCGGTGCTGCTCGGCTTCGAGGTGCGAAGGCCTCGGCCGCGTTACGACATCCGGCGGTGGTCCACGGTCTTCCCGCTCGGCATGACCTCGGTCGCCGCGCTGACCGCCGCGACCGCCACCGGGACCGGGTGGCTGCGCCCGCTCGGCGAGGGCGTGCTGTGGGCCGCCTGCGCGGCCTGGCTGCTCGTGCTCGCCGGGTTCACCCGCAAACGGCTCAACTCCCGCTCCGGACCGGGAGGTTGACCCGGCCCTGGCGCCCGGAGCGGGCACGTGCGACCAGGTCGGCCGCCGCGCTCGGCCAAGCGGGATACGCGAAGGTGAAGCCCGCGTCCAGGAGGCGCCCGGGCACGACGCGACGGCTCTTGAGCAGCAGCTCGGTGTCCGAGCGCAGGGCGAACGCGCCGAGCCCGGCCATCCACCGGGTCGCGGGCAGACCCACCGGGATGCCCCGGGCGTCGCGCAGCGCGCGCATGAAAGCCCGTTGCGGCAGCGGAGCGGGGGCCGCCAGATTGACCGGTCCCGTGATGTCGTCGCGCTCGACGAGGAAGCGGAGCGCCCGGACGAAGTCGTGGTCGTGGATCCAGGAGACGTACTGCGCCCCGCCCGCGACCGGACCGCCGAGCCCGAGGCGGGCCAGCTTCGAAAGCACGTCGAAGACGCCTCCCCGGTCGGGACTCATCACCATCGCCGAGCGCAGGGCGACCTTGCGCGTGTGCGGCGTACGCGCCTCCTCCTGCGCCGCCTCCCATGCCTTGGCGATCTCCACGCTGAAGACCCAGTAGCCCGGAACGTCCGGCTCGGCGCCGCCCAGGATGCCGCTCGCCTCGTCGTTGGGCGCGTCGAAGCGGTGCGCGTACACCGTCGCGGTGCTCATCTGGAGCCAGAGCGCGGGGGGCCGCGCCGCGTCGGCGATGGCCCGGCCCACGACCTGGGCGGAGCGTACGCGCGAGTCCATCATGGCCCGCAGATTCGCCTCGGTGTAGCGGCAGCTCACGCTCCGGCCGGCCAGGTTGACGACGACGTCACTGCCGTCGACGACATCGGTCCACGCGCCGGGCGTCTCGCCGTCCCAGCCCACTTGGCGCGGGCCGCGCGGCCGTCGCGTGAGGATCACGACATCATGGCCCGCGGCCGTCAGCGCCCGGTCCAGGATCGAGCCGACCTGCCCGGTACCGCCGGGAATCACTACCTTCATCGCGCACCCCCTCGTTGTTGACGTGACCCTAGCGCACAGACTTGAACGCGTTCAAAGAGGCTCCGTCCCAGGTGGCCTGCCCGCTTCGGCGCGCCGAAGCCCCCTGCCCCGCCGCCGATCACCCGGCCGGATCGCGTGCGGTGGTCGGCGGGGACGAGCGGGCCGACACTGGAGGTGCCGGCCGGATCGGATCCGCGGCGTGCGAACCGCCGGCGCAACCCAGGAGGCAGCCGTGGTCGACAGTGAGGCGTGGGGAGACGAGGTCTACCAGCCCGACGGCTCCGAGGTGCAGGACGACGAGGGCATCCTGGGCACCGAGGACACCCTGGACGAGGGGCCCGAGGACCCGCTCGACACGGGGTATTCACCGCCGGAACGGCCCTGGGCCGTGGAGCGACCCGGGGTGACCGCCGCCGAACGGCTGCGCGGCGAGAGCCTGGAGCGGCGCCTCGCCCATGAGCTCCCCGAGGTGGCCGAGGCGGAGGGCGACGGCGTGGGCGACACCTGGGACACCGACGGCGAGCCGCGCGACAACGAGGTCGGCGCGGCCCGCGCGGGCCGGCTCGTGGCCCCGGACGAGGGCGCGCACCCCGACGAGGAGACCCGTCTGTTCGCCACGGACGTGGGCCTGGACGGCGCGGCGTCCTCGGCCGAGGAGGCCGCGATGCACGTCGTCGACGAGGACGCCGTCGACGGCCCCTGACCACCCGGCGGCCATGGGAAGCCGCGCCTCCCAGGTCCGCGGGACCGCCCGCCCTCCCTCAGCGCCCAAACCCCTTGCACCACACCAAACCCCTTGCACCACACCGCAGTTGTGCCGACCGACACCCCGGAGACTCCATGCAGCGCGACAAGCAGCCCCCCTACCAGCCGGTCGTCTTCCGTGACCGCGCGGCCGGATTCGCCTTTCTGACCCGGTCGACCGCGACGAGCGAGGAGAGCATCGACTGGGACGACGGCAACACCTACCCCGTCATCGACGTGGAGATCTCCGCCGAGAGCCACCCCTTCTACACGGGCCAGGCGCGGACGGTCGACACCGA
Protein-coding regions in this window:
- a CDS encoding oxygenase MpaB family protein, which translates into the protein MADDGDPGHFGPRSVTWQVHSDPMMWIAGIRALYLQALHPRAVRGVMQNSDFREDAWGRLLRTADFVGTLTYGTKDEADRAGARVRRIHALLKADDPVTGERYGMDDPALLLWVHCAEVDSYLAVTRRSGLWLSDAQADRYVQEHRVAARLVGLDEAGVPGSVAELAAYFDSVRPELAVTDDARTVDDFLRRPPTPAPLVPARALVWRRVATLAYASLPAYAHELYGRPAPAAQTVDRRLVRMGTTLRRVPATVRWQLPPRHILKAVARLGPGARPAPSELRARAAAAEGP
- a CDS encoding acyl-CoA dehydrogenase family protein; the protein is MHLAYTPEQQKLRTELRTYFAGLVPDNVYARYADPAAQKRFYRATVRRLGEDGWLGVGWPTEYGGRGLSPMEQFIFFDEAAQAGVPLPLMALNTVGPTLMRFGTDEQKAYFLPRILSGEIDFAIGYSEPDAGTDLAALKTRAVREGGEADGTYTVNGQKIWTTNGDTADWVWLAVRTDPDAPAHKGITMLLVPTSDPGYSCTLINTLASHDTTASYYEDIKVPAAHRVGEENKGWRLITNQLNHERVTLAAHGTTAIRALHDVQRWAAGVPLADGRRVLDLGWVRRNLARTHTRLEAMKLLNWQMVNAVQEGTLTPQDASAVKVYGSEARRDAYASLMEVLAAAGPLKEGSAGAVLHGELERGYRSAVIFTFGGGNNEIQREIIAWIGLGMPRVRR
- a CDS encoding CBS domain-containing protein is translated as MTTARDLMTAGVRCVPASETLDRAAQLMRDHEVGALPVKGSDGTLTGIVTDRDIVVKALASGKDASKITAGELAGGGVHTVDAGAEAALAVRAMSEARIRRIVVVEDGLPVGMITEADLARKLTAEAFATFAGRVYAAH
- a CDS encoding carboxymuconolactone decarboxylase family protein, with translation MNSAQNTQNTQNTQNTQHTQHTPETATTAVRGDETTDERFERGLALLRTVGGRERPAILDSLADIAPDLGHMTVAFVYGDVLPRPGLTLRQRQIITVGALAAMGNAAPQLRFHIDGALNVGVSPAEVVELLIHTAVYAGFPAALNGVAAAREVFESRPDVTATPVDTAPEPGDRYERGLAKLAEVDGHAGDQVVASMRDIAPDLTRYIIEFAFGDVYARSGLGLKERELASVAMCTALGTAAPQLRVHVHGLLNVGGTREEVVEVITQMASYAGFPAALNAIAVAREVFEERAAN
- a CDS encoding helix-turn-helix transcriptional regulator; its protein translation is MPNIRHTPVAPTRAQPMAAGDSIDAHRHDDHQIVYASRGVLAVTTDAGTWVAPATRAIWVPAGTVHAHRAHGRLELHLMGIAAHEDPLGLDTPTVVTVGPLLRELLLAHTRAPRERGPEGERLRAVLLDQVRAAPQWPVHLPAPSDPRLAAVCAALWADPADRRGLAELGADAGASERTLSRLFRADLGMTFPQWRTQLRLYHALQLLADDTPVTIVAHRCGWSSTSAFIDVFRRAFGHTPGAHGRLR
- a CDS encoding MFS transporter, with product MFLLAVGHACVDVYQGSVAALVPFFVAERAYSYAAASGVVLAASLLSSVVQPLFGALADRWAMPWLLAVSTALAGTGIALSASGGTYAMTLAMVAVSGVGVAAYHPESARVARAASAGSHTAMGWFSLGGNLGFAAAPLLVGVVVGAGGLGAAPLLAVPAALGSVLCVLALRATRLPGRGTARDPGGAARDDWASFLRLSLVVVCRSLVFVGLSAFVALYARERVGGGEVAGSAALFVLYAGGAVGTVVGGRLAARWDRVRVVARSYAVAAPSVAGVVFVPGPAFYLFVALTSAALYVPFSLQVTLGQDYLPTRIGTASGVTLGLTVSVGGVAGPLIGAAADATSLRTALAPLVVFPLVAWLTARTLPEPAPPEREDVAAGAPAALAGQEG